The following proteins are co-located in the Patescibacteria group bacterium genome:
- a CDS encoding peptidoglycan DD-metalloendopeptidase family protein: MRRWGIGETLMVIALLASAASPAFVSAENDPVDPAQLQKEIADRKAQIQTINSKLGDYKKKIVEYAKKSSSLMNEIALIENDTAMGQLDVLATEAEVDTAQLELQIVNGQIDETNAKLTHERDLLASMLLAIHKQDAQGGAFELLVNAKTFDDVFKAASDLHAVNGDLRKTVAATKTTRESLQDDLETQTDKLQGLEELRVKLEVQIRRLQEKKAAKEVLAAQTQSSEQEYRELVGELRQEQQAIAYRINELQNEVDASIDLSDPNPSAITWPVRGIITTLFHDPTYPFRYLFEHSGLDIAVPQGTPLEAAAPGVVAWARTGTRDYGNYVMIIHTNGLATLYAHLSRIDVKQDQIVSRGDIIGLSGGRPGSPGAGLSTGPHVHFEVRKGGIPVNPLPFLPK, from the coding sequence ATGCGTCGATGGGGGATAGGGGAGACACTCATGGTTATTGCCCTGCTCGCAAGTGCTGCGAGTCCTGCTTTCGTGTCGGCGGAAAATGATCCTGTAGATCCAGCTCAGTTGCAAAAAGAAATTGCTGACCGTAAGGCACAAATTCAAACTATTAATTCTAAACTTGGAGACTACAAAAAGAAAATAGTTGAGTACGCGAAGAAATCATCATCGCTCATGAATGAGATCGCGTTGATTGAGAATGACACGGCCATGGGCCAGCTTGATGTTCTGGCTACGGAGGCTGAAGTTGATACCGCTCAGTTGGAGCTACAGATTGTGAATGGCCAGATTGATGAAACGAACGCGAAACTCACGCATGAACGTGATTTACTCGCTAGCATGCTGTTGGCTATTCATAAACAAGACGCTCAAGGTGGCGCCTTTGAGCTTCTGGTTAACGCTAAAACGTTCGATGACGTGTTTAAGGCCGCCTCGGACCTTCATGCGGTGAATGGCGATTTACGGAAGACAGTCGCCGCCACAAAGACCACCCGTGAGTCGCTGCAGGATGACCTTGAAACACAGACGGATAAGCTGCAAGGACTTGAAGAGCTTAGAGTGAAGCTCGAAGTCCAGATTCGTCGGCTGCAGGAAAAGAAAGCCGCAAAGGAAGTGTTGGCCGCGCAGACTCAAAGCTCAGAACAAGAATACCGAGAATTAGTTGGCGAACTAAGACAAGAGCAACAAGCCATCGCATACCGCATTAACGAACTGCAGAACGAAGTTGATGCCAGTATTGATCTAAGCGACCCAAATCCGAGCGCCATTACTTGGCCGGTTCGTGGAATCATCACTACATTATTTCACGACCCTACGTACCCGTTCAGATACCTGTTCGAACATTCCGGACTAGATATCGCCGTACCGCAGGGCACGCCGCTTGAAGCAGCTGCGCCGGGTGTTGTCGCTTGGGCACGTACCGGAACCCGGGATTACGGTAACTATGTCATGATCATTCACACTAACGGTTTAGCCACGCTGTACGCGCACTTGTCGCGAATTGACGTGAAGCAGGATCAGATTGTGAGTCGCGGGGATATTATTGGGTTATCAGGCGGCAGGCCTGGTAGTCCTGGTGCAGGCTTGTCTACGGGACCGCACGTGCACTTTGAGGTGCGTAAAGGAGGCATTCCAGTAAACCCACTTCCTTTTTTACCTAAATAG
- the bcp gene encoding thioredoxin-dependent thiol peroxidase gives MHELEQKTAPAFSMIDQDGKTHSLDMYRGKWVVLFFYPKDMTPGCTVEVCSFRDATQDLTDIGTVVLGVSGDTQSSHGKFASKHKLKFPLLVDTDNVIAKAYGSFGQKKFMGRNYEGIYRNTYLINPEGAVQKVYQGVKPAEHIAEVLADLKTFQSV, from the coding sequence ATGCATGAACTTGAACAGAAAACAGCTCCTGCCTTTTCCATGATCGATCAAGATGGCAAGACGCACTCGCTCGACATGTACCGCGGTAAATGGGTCGTCCTGTTTTTCTACCCAAAGGATATGACGCCTGGCTGTACAGTTGAGGTCTGTTCGTTCCGTGATGCCACGCAAGACCTGACAGACATCGGCACAGTCGTCCTTGGTGTATCCGGTGACACGCAGTCGAGCCACGGCAAGTTTGCCTCTAAGCACAAACTGAAGTTTCCACTTCTCGTCGATACAGACAACGTTATCGCGAAAGCCTACGGTTCATTCGGTCAGAAGAAATTCATGGGCCGTAACTACGAGGGCATTTATCGCAACACGTATCTCATCAACCCCGAAGGCGCCGTGCAGAAGGTTTATCAAGGTGTAAAGCCCGCAGAACATATTGCAGAGGTACTAGCAGACCTCAAAACATTCCAGAGCGTTTAA
- a CDS encoding phosphomannose isomerase type II C-terminal cupin domain gives MEQFILLPAGYAEDRPWGRFIVLEDTQNHKVKRLILHPGKRISYQRHKQRTEHWVVIAGIADITLDDVTTRHVPGDTILIVQGSKHRLANPGDEPLMVIEVQRGTYFGEDDIERFDDDFGRK, from the coding sequence ATGGAGCAATTTATTTTATTACCGGCCGGTTACGCGGAAGATCGTCCCTGGGGACGGTTCATTGTTTTAGAGGACACGCAGAACCATAAGGTGAAGCGTCTCATTTTACATCCCGGCAAGCGCATTTCGTATCAGCGCCACAAGCAGCGTACCGAACATTGGGTGGTCATTGCTGGCATCGCGGACATTACACTCGACGATGTCACAACACGACACGTTCCTGGCGACACCATTCTTATCGTGCAAGGTTCAAAACATCGTCTCGCGAATCCCGGAGACGAACCGCTCATGGTAATCGAGGTCCAGCGCGGAACATATTTTGGGGAAGATGACATTGAACGGTTCGATGATGATTTTGGACGAAAATAG
- the alr gene encoding alanine racemase yields MRHRTWVEISAPALQHNVSELKRTLNPGVRFCAVVKANAYGHGLTEVVSVLKNENVELYGVDSVDEAMIVRSQNPNAVIFIMGATIPERLDDVVRGKMIQMVASLAELKAIRETARTLSIPAMITLEVETGLHRLGAEERELAGLLDELKFSCGLVYVVSVASHLSSAEDLSLAKVTAGQYDVFWKAVNEITRKGHQPEHLHIACSAAGIIHELNHGTHIRYGINLYGLWPSTDAKRAGTLGKRHADLKPVLSWKTSIAQVKDVHAGAAIGYGPTVIVNRLTRVAVLPVGYYDGFDRGFSNNGSVIIHGTRCPVLGRICMNMMMVDVSTVPGTLSPQTPVTLLGRDGVQTILADELAEKLGTINYEVVTRINPLLPRVIVG; encoded by the coding sequence ATGCGCCATCGCACCTGGGTTGAAATCTCCGCCCCGGCGCTTCAGCATAATGTATCTGAACTGAAGCGAACGCTAAATCCTGGCGTTCGTTTTTGTGCAGTCGTGAAAGCGAACGCCTACGGTCACGGCCTAACAGAGGTCGTTTCGGTCCTCAAGAATGAGAATGTCGAACTCTACGGCGTTGACAGCGTTGACGAAGCGATGATCGTGCGCTCACAGAACCCAAACGCCGTTATCTTCATCATGGGCGCGACCATCCCTGAAAGACTCGATGACGTGGTGCGAGGAAAGATGATTCAAATGGTCGCTAGTCTGGCGGAACTTAAGGCTATTCGAGAAACGGCTCGGACGCTTAGTATCCCTGCCATGATTACGCTTGAGGTTGAAACCGGGTTGCACAGACTGGGCGCCGAGGAAAGGGAACTCGCCGGACTGCTTGATGAACTGAAGTTTTCTTGCGGTCTTGTTTACGTCGTCAGTGTCGCTTCTCATCTTTCGAGCGCCGAGGACTTGTCACTCGCAAAAGTCACCGCGGGGCAATATGACGTCTTTTGGAAGGCGGTTAATGAAATTACGCGCAAAGGCCATCAACCCGAACACCTACATATTGCGTGCTCGGCGGCCGGCATCATACATGAACTGAACCATGGTACGCACATTCGTTACGGCATTAACCTCTACGGTTTGTGGCCATCGACTGACGCAAAACGCGCTGGCACGCTTGGTAAGCGCCACGCCGACTTAAAGCCGGTATTGTCTTGGAAGACATCTATCGCCCAAGTAAAGGATGTCCACGCTGGTGCTGCTATCGGCTACGGCCCAACGGTGATCGTGAACCGACTAACCAGAGTAGCTGTGCTCCCGGTAGGGTATTACGACGGCTTTGACAGAGGCTTCTCGAACAACGGCTCCGTTATCATCCACGGGACACGATGCCCAGTTCTCGGCCGTATTTGCATGAACATGATGATGGTGGATGTGTCGACTGTTCCTGGAACATTGTCACCACAAACACCCGTCACTTTACTCGGTCGTGATGGTGTGCAAACTATTCTCGCAGACGAGCTGGCCGAAAAACTAGGTACAATCAATTACGAAGTCGTCACCAGGATCAATCCGCTTCTCCCGAGAGTTATCGTCGGTTAA
- the serS gene encoding serine--tRNA ligase — protein sequence MIDMKLFRENPNFFRDASRAKNIEIDVERILELDRRVRLLKTELEGINAQKNDVSKRIPMATAEERKQLIGSMREVDQRASVLSSELTPIETDLENLLFHIPNPSLADVKIGKDESENEVLREVGEKPVFDFPIKDHLQLGEALGIIDVEQAAKVSASRFNYLIGDGAGLAYAIVQYAMGRVMQSGFTPVVVPHLVNAHTMRAMGYLEHGGHDEIYYFPKDNLYLIGTAEQPLGGLHVDQILSEKKLPLRYVSLSNAFRREAGSYGKDTKGIIRMHEFQKIEMFSYTTPENSDAEHELLLSIEEDLVKGLGVPYRVIKQCTGDLGLPAARKYDIECWMPTQDTYRETHSTSTCTDFQSRRLNTRYKTGAGETMFVHTLNGTAFAIGRIMAVILENFQNADGSVTIPEVLRPFMGGKAKIS from the coding sequence ATGATCGACATGAAACTGTTTCGTGAGAATCCAAATTTCTTCCGCGACGCCTCGCGCGCCAAGAATATTGAAATAGATGTCGAGCGAATCCTTGAGCTTGACCGCCGCGTTCGGCTGCTTAAAACAGAGCTGGAAGGCATCAATGCCCAGAAAAATGACGTTTCAAAGCGCATCCCCATGGCCACAGCAGAAGAACGTAAGCAACTCATCGGTTCAATGCGTGAAGTCGATCAGCGAGCGAGCGTTCTCTCCTCGGAGCTGACGCCTATCGAGACTGACCTTGAAAACTTGCTCTTCCATATTCCTAACCCTTCGCTTGCAGACGTGAAGATCGGCAAAGACGAGTCTGAAAACGAGGTTTTGCGTGAGGTTGGCGAGAAGCCGGTTTTTGATTTTCCGATCAAGGATCACCTTCAACTTGGCGAAGCTTTGGGCATTATCGACGTTGAGCAGGCGGCAAAGGTTAGCGCCTCCCGTTTCAACTATTTGATTGGCGACGGCGCAGGCTTAGCCTACGCGATTGTTCAGTACGCCATGGGTCGCGTCATGCAGAGCGGCTTTACTCCGGTCGTTGTTCCGCACCTTGTGAACGCCCACACGATGCGCGCCATGGGTTACCTGGAGCACGGCGGCCACGATGAAATTTATTACTTCCCGAAAGATAACCTCTACCTCATCGGCACAGCCGAACAACCGCTCGGCGGCTTGCATGTAGATCAAATTTTGAGCGAGAAGAAATTGCCGCTTCGTTACGTGAGTTTATCAAACGCCTTCCGTCGCGAGGCGGGCAGCTATGGGAAGGACACAAAAGGCATAATTCGCATGCACGAATTCCAGAAGATTGAAATGTTCAGCTATACCACGCCGGAAAATTCGGATGCTGAGCACGAATTGCTTCTTTCGATCGAGGAAGACTTGGTAAAGGGTCTCGGCGTGCCGTACCGCGTCATCAAACAGTGCACCGGGGATCTGGGTCTCCCGGCGGCTCGCAAATACGACATCGAGTGCTGGATGCCAACGCAGGACACCTACCGTGAAACGCATTCGACCAGCACGTGCACTGACTTTCAATCCCGCCGTCTGAACACTCGGTACAAAACTGGGGCAGGGGAGACTATGTTCGTACATACCTTGAATGGCACCGCCTTCGCTATCGGCCGCATCATGGCCGTCATTCTCGAAAACTTCCAGAACGCCGACGGTTCGGTCACGATTCCAGAAGTCTTGAGGCCATTCATGGGCGGCAAGGCAAAAATCAGCTAA
- a CDS encoding adenylyltransferase/cytidyltransferase family protein, with protein MKTVLVFGSFDGLHPGHEAMLKQARGQGEHVVAALAPDNVIERIKGRMPKFLFEERRDALMASGLVDQIATSDKENGTYNILNRVHPDIVAFGYDQVELKENFLKFLEKTGKQVKTVTLSPFEPDKYKSSKIV; from the coding sequence ATGAAGACCGTCTTAGTTTTCGGTTCGTTCGATGGTCTGCACCCCGGCCACGAGGCGATGTTAAAACAAGCTAGGGGACAGGGCGAGCATGTGGTTGCGGCTCTCGCGCCTGACAACGTCATCGAGCGGATCAAGGGGCGTATGCCGAAGTTCCTTTTTGAAGAGCGCCGTGACGCACTCATGGCCAGCGGACTGGTTGATCAGATCGCGACCAGTGACAAAGAAAATGGCACCTATAATATTCTCAATCGCGTGCATCCGGACATTGTTGCCTTTGGCTATGACCAGGTTGAACTGAAGGAAAACTTTTTGAAGTTTCTTGAGAAAACTGGTAAACAAGTAAAGACTGTTACGCTCTCACCGTTCGAACCAGATAAATACAAGTCCTCGAAAATCGTATGA
- the lysS gene encoding lysine--tRNA ligase, translated as MTREEQDRLTRLQSLQTSNVNPYPDNSERTHLVTEALASFEQLEKSEETIVICGRAMAIRDIGALSFLKVQDDSGVMQVVLRKTDLETEYDFFLSHADVGDILEAKGRAYVTKTGEKSVLVTAIRILSKALKPLPEKWHGLSDVETRYRERELDLIVNAAVRERFRIRSKIVSGLRAYLDTRGFLEVETPILQPIPGGASARPFVTHHNALGADFFLRIAPELYLKRLVVGGFEKIYEIGRCFRNEGIDYSHNPEFTMLELYWAYANKDAFISFLEELLTTVIAESLGTLKVAASESSKEIDFAGPWPRKTFREAILDACGIDIDELTSTKDVVAAVKKAKVKIDFSKCVGMGEHLDELWKRTARPTLEGPIWIFDYPVDLKPLAKAHPVDKTRSSTVQLVIQGAEVVNAYYHELNDPIDQRARFVAQEQLREEGSEEAQHLDEAFLSAIEHAMPPTSGVGIGIDRFVAFLTGAPNLKEVILFPTLKPEKPDQV; from the coding sequence ATGACTCGCGAAGAACAGGACCGGTTAACACGGTTACAGTCTCTTCAGACAAGTAACGTCAATCCGTATCCGGATAATTCCGAGCGGACACACCTCGTGACCGAAGCTCTCGCGTCATTCGAGCAGCTTGAGAAGTCCGAAGAAACAATTGTCATCTGCGGCCGAGCCATGGCCATTCGGGATATTGGCGCGTTGTCGTTCTTAAAAGTCCAGGATGACTCCGGTGTGATGCAGGTTGTTTTGCGGAAAACCGATTTAGAGACCGAGTACGATTTCTTTTTGTCGCACGCTGACGTGGGCGATATCCTTGAGGCCAAGGGGCGAGCCTATGTCACTAAAACCGGCGAGAAGTCCGTACTCGTGACCGCTATCCGAATTTTGTCGAAGGCTCTTAAGCCGCTCCCCGAGAAGTGGCATGGGCTGTCAGACGTCGAAACTCGCTATCGAGAGCGCGAGCTTGATCTCATTGTGAACGCCGCCGTGCGCGAACGTTTCCGTATTCGCTCGAAGATTGTCTCGGGTCTGCGCGCCTATCTGGATACTCGAGGTTTTCTTGAGGTCGAAACGCCTATCCTACAGCCAATCCCCGGTGGCGCTTCGGCCAGGCCGTTTGTCACCCATCACAACGCCCTTGGTGCGGATTTCTTTTTGCGTATCGCGCCTGAACTTTACTTGAAGCGTCTAGTGGTTGGCGGTTTCGAAAAGATTTATGAGATTGGCCGTTGCTTTAGAAATGAAGGGATTGACTACTCGCACAACCCGGAGTTCACCATGCTGGAGCTCTACTGGGCCTACGCGAACAAAGATGCGTTTATTTCATTTCTTGAAGAATTGTTGACCACGGTGATTGCTGAGAGTCTCGGAACGCTGAAAGTCGCGGCTTCGGAAAGCTCTAAGGAGATCGACTTCGCAGGACCATGGCCCCGTAAGACATTCCGCGAGGCGATTCTCGACGCTTGCGGAATCGATATAGACGAACTGACCTCGACCAAAGACGTTGTTGCTGCGGTAAAAAAGGCAAAGGTCAAGATCGACTTCAGTAAGTGCGTTGGCATGGGCGAACATCTTGATGAACTCTGGAAGCGGACGGCTCGACCGACGCTTGAAGGTCCTATTTGGATTTTTGACTATCCCGTTGATTTGAAGCCGCTCGCGAAAGCTCACCCAGTTGATAAAACAAGGAGCTCAACCGTCCAGCTCGTCATCCAGGGCGCGGAAGTAGTTAATGCGTACTACCATGAGCTAAATGACCCGATCGATCAACGCGCCCGGTTTGTCGCCCAAGAACAGCTCCGCGAAGAGGGGAGCGAGGAGGCTCAGCACCTGGACGAAGCTTTCCTATCAGCTATCGAGCACGCCATGCCGCCAACCAGCGGCGTGGGCATCGGTATCGACAGATTCGTTGCCTTCTTAACCGGCGCACCAAACTTGAAGGAAGTTATTTTGTTCCCAACGTTGAAACCGGAAAAACCCGACCAAGTATGA
- the greA gene encoding transcription elongation factor GreA, producing MENNVTYISASGLAEVTKELANRIKVIRPEIAQRISEAKEMGDLSENFAYHEAREQQGLNESRIIEITEMLSTAVVVEEKKGGSIGLGSSFKVKIGGQEKTYEIVGENEANPMEGKISNVSPLGSAFLGKGVGETVEAKVPSGTMTYEILSIV from the coding sequence ATGGAAAACAACGTGACCTATATTTCGGCCTCAGGATTAGCCGAGGTAACGAAAGAACTGGCTAATCGCATTAAAGTTATCCGCCCAGAAATTGCCCAGCGTATTAGTGAAGCTAAAGAGATGGGTGATCTGTCAGAAAACTTCGCTTATCATGAAGCGCGCGAACAACAAGGTTTGAATGAAAGCAGAATTATTGAAATTACCGAAATGCTTTCAACTGCAGTGGTAGTTGAAGAAAAGAAAGGCGGCTCCATTGGCCTCGGTTCATCTTTTAAGGTGAAGATTGGCGGACAAGAGAAAACATACGAGATCGTTGGTGAGAACGAAGCTAACCCGATGGAGGGAAAAATAAGCAACGTTTCGCCGCTTGGCAGCGCCTTTCTTGGCAAGGGAGTAGGGGAGACGGTAGAAGCCAAAGTTCCGTCCGGCACTATGACTTACGAAATCCTTTCGATCGTCTAA
- the mrdA gene encoding penicillin-binding protein 2: MKSEENGNGIFGIGEAAGDWAMSVESNVDDVMADPSRSMSRATVSSPIDRRRFLWGVLAFTLVGAIFLSKSAYLQVVNGNHYRALAEANRIRVHAIPAHRGILVDRNNIPLAENLPSFRLVGYTSILPPQTKAWSWPFIVTRQDIFSQAAAAFNLTLAELEKNANEAGDVEEILLAKDLSYEKVLSFMSSGRSIPGLSVELAPKRGYPTDAIPSLSHVIGYTSGVNEAEYAALRDEGYRSFDTIGKQGVESSHEAELRGTYGEDVFEVNAQGAPLRILSHTDPVDGQNLKLTIDARLQAYSELVLANHLKNRSVKRAAVVAMNPQNGEVLALVSYPAYDANKFSKGISQEDYDRLVNDPNAPLFPRATAGTYPSGSTIKPFFATAALAEGIVTPQTTFLSTGGLQLGDRFFPDWRPGGHGLTNVYHAIADSVNTYFYMIGGGNESFKGLGIEKLMDWARKFGLGIKTGIDLPGEAAGFLPSKAWKQEVKGEPWYIGDTYNASIGQGDILVTPLQMVRGTAAVANNGLMYTPHLVIGGGSSAVSVADPKTVSIIRDAMRTTVTNGTASSLQQLPVTAAGKTGTAQWNAKKVPHSWFTGFAPFDHPTIAIAVIVEEGGDATLATPVARDILQWYLTPR, from the coding sequence ATGAAGTCCGAGGAGAACGGTAACGGTATTTTCGGGATCGGCGAGGCCGCTGGTGACTGGGCTATGTCCGTAGAGAGTAATGTGGATGACGTGATGGCTGACCCCAGCCGTTCCATGTCGCGCGCTACAGTTTCTTCGCCCATAGACAGACGCCGTTTTCTTTGGGGTGTCCTAGCCTTTACCTTGGTCGGGGCCATTTTTCTGAGTAAGAGCGCTTACCTACAAGTAGTCAATGGTAATCATTATCGAGCACTTGCCGAAGCCAATCGTATCCGCGTTCATGCTATTCCGGCACATAGGGGTATCTTGGTTGACCGCAACAATATTCCCTTGGCCGAAAACCTGCCTTCATTTAGATTGGTCGGTTACACGTCCATTTTGCCGCCACAAACTAAAGCCTGGTCCTGGCCGTTTATTGTTACGCGGCAGGACATTTTTTCACAGGCTGCCGCCGCCTTTAATTTAACGCTAGCCGAGCTGGAGAAAAATGCCAATGAGGCTGGAGACGTAGAGGAAATTTTGCTAGCCAAAGACCTATCTTACGAAAAGGTCTTATCGTTTATGAGCTCTGGGCGGTCAATTCCCGGGCTATCAGTCGAACTTGCTCCCAAGCGAGGCTATCCGACAGATGCTATTCCTTCGCTCTCGCATGTCATCGGCTACACGTCAGGCGTGAACGAAGCTGAATATGCAGCCCTGAGGGATGAGGGATATCGTTCATTCGATACTATTGGCAAGCAGGGGGTTGAATCCTCGCACGAAGCTGAACTTCGGGGAACATACGGTGAAGACGTGTTTGAAGTTAATGCCCAAGGCGCGCCGCTGCGCATACTGTCGCATACGGATCCGGTCGACGGCCAAAATCTTAAGTTAACCATTGATGCCCGCTTGCAGGCCTACTCGGAGCTTGTTCTGGCTAATCATTTAAAAAATCGTTCGGTGAAGCGTGCGGCGGTGGTGGCGATGAATCCGCAGAACGGGGAAGTGCTCGCACTTGTGTCCTATCCGGCATATGACGCGAATAAATTTTCTAAAGGCATCTCGCAAGAAGATTATGACCGGCTGGTGAATGACCCGAATGCCCCGCTCTTTCCCCGAGCAACCGCCGGCACGTACCCGTCCGGTTCAACGATCAAACCGTTTTTCGCGACCGCTGCCTTGGCTGAAGGAATCGTGACTCCGCAGACAACTTTTTTATCGACCGGCGGTCTTCAGCTTGGTGACCGGTTCTTTCCGGATTGGCGGCCTGGCGGCCACGGGTTGACTAACGTCTATCACGCCATTGCGGACTCGGTGAACACTTACTTTTACATGATCGGCGGCGGTAATGAATCATTTAAAGGACTTGGTATTGAGAAGCTTATGGACTGGGCTAGAAAATTTGGTCTGGGCATAAAAACGGGTATCGATTTGCCTGGTGAGGCTGCCGGATTCTTGCCGAGCAAAGCATGGAAACAGGAGGTCAAAGGCGAGCCTTGGTATATCGGCGACACCTACAACGCTTCCATTGGGCAGGGCGATATTCTTGTTACCCCGCTTCAGATGGTTCGCGGGACGGCCGCGGTAGCCAATAACGGCTTAATGTATACGCCGCATTTGGTGATAGGGGGTGGCTCTTCGGCAGTCTCGGTAGCTGACCCAAAAACTGTCAGTATTATCCGAGATGCCATGCGGACAACCGTCACCAACGGAACGGCGAGCTCACTGCAGCAGCTACCGGTGACGGCGGCGGGAAAAACAGGAACTGCGCAGTGGAACGCTAAAAAGGTTCCGCACTCTTGGTTTACTGGTTTTGCCCCTTTTGATCACCCGACGATCGCTATCGCGGTTATCGTTGAAGAAGGGGGCGATGCCACCCTAGCCACGCCAGTAGCCCGAGATATACTCCAATGGTACTTGACTCCCCGCTAA
- the mreC gene encoding rod shape-determining protein MreC, translating to MLDKPTLFSRLKPLLAFLAVIVVFFIVKRLPIIGGGIRTGEGILSDAGAVISRGVTRFFASEDSLTARLSVCLEDKTALARDAVEFEKLKDENAELREELAYTEHVNTAGIAAMIIAKSLPEDPLRVVIDRGRADGVKEGSVVVVGQGVVLGTIKSIDEHSSLVTLLTGIESKVPAAIIGKKRTIGLAEGRNGAVMNINFIPRDADVARGDVVTTSGLNGNIPEGLLLGTVTEVIDLPSAPFKSALLEPFADPLEWSHVLILPPSAS from the coding sequence GTGTTAGACAAGCCCACACTTTTTTCAAGGCTCAAGCCTCTCCTCGCGTTTCTGGCGGTGATCGTTGTGTTCTTTATTGTCAAACGTTTGCCAATCATCGGCGGGGGCATTCGGACCGGAGAGGGGATACTGTCTGACGCCGGAGCGGTTATTTCCCGCGGGGTAACGCGTTTCTTTGCCTCAGAAGATTCGTTGACCGCTAGATTATCCGTTTGTTTGGAAGATAAAACAGCCCTGGCTCGAGATGCTGTCGAATTTGAAAAACTGAAAGATGAAAATGCGGAATTGCGTGAAGAGCTGGCTTACACTGAGCACGTCAATACTGCAGGAATAGCTGCGATGATAATTGCCAAGTCACTGCCGGAAGACCCGTTGCGGGTGGTGATTGACCGCGGCCGTGCCGATGGGGTGAAAGAAGGTTCAGTAGTGGTTGTAGGACAGGGTGTGGTTCTGGGCACAATCAAGAGCATTGATGAGCATAGCAGTTTGGTTACGTTGTTAACCGGAATTGAAAGTAAGGTTCCGGCGGCGATCATCGGCAAGAAGCGGACCATTGGGCTCGCCGAGGGGCGCAATGGAGCCGTGATGAATATTAATTTTATTCCGCGTGATGCAGACGTGGCGCGAGGCGACGTGGTCACGACGAGCGGACTTAATGGAAATATTCCCGAAGGCTTGCTGCTCGGCACGGTTACTGAAGTGATCGATTTGCCCAGCGCTCCATTTAAGAGCGCTCTCCTTGAGCCGTTTGCTGACCCCCTCGAGTGGTCTCATGTTTTAATTCTTCCGCCCAGCGCATCTTAA
- a CDS encoding rod shape-determining protein, translating to MFSRVFGRFSKDIAIDLGTSNTRVFVRERGIVMHEPSIVAVNTRTNHILAVGTSAKDMLGKTPPHIVTTRPLTKGVISDFEITEKMLKYFVDKVHEDTFTLVPRPRMVMSVPLEITEVERKAVEDAALSAGAREAFLVEAPLCAAIGAGLPVEDSVGSMIVDIGGGTTEIAVVALGGIVTWKSLTVAGDEMTKSITQYARDVFNLLIGERVAEEVKWRIGTTMDLGSPMEMEMRGRYLINGLPRQVMVTDAQIREAIYRNVQMIVENIKATIEITPPEIVADIYERGLVLAGGGALLKGIDKTIARETDIPVRIADDPLTCTVRGAGALLDRPDFLKDVSLPTANN from the coding sequence ATGTTCAGCCGAGTTTTTGGACGATTTTCAAAAGATATTGCGATTGACCTCGGAACCTCAAATACCCGAGTTTTTGTGCGTGAGCGTGGAATCGTGATGCACGAGCCGTCGATTGTTGCCGTTAACACCCGCACGAATCACATTCTGGCCGTTGGTACTTCAGCCAAAGATATGCTTGGCAAAACACCGCCGCATATTGTGACCACGCGTCCGTTGACCAAGGGTGTCATTTCCGATTTTGAAATTACGGAAAAAATGTTGAAGTACTTTGTAGACAAAGTGCATGAGGACACCTTCACTCTCGTCCCGCGCCCGCGCATGGTGATGTCTGTTCCGCTCGAGATTACAGAAGTAGAACGCAAGGCTGTTGAAGACGCCGCGCTCTCGGCCGGAGCTCGCGAAGCATTTCTAGTTGAAGCTCCGCTCTGTGCAGCTATCGGTGCTGGGCTGCCTGTAGAGGATTCCGTGGGCAGCATGATTGTGGATATTGGCGGGGGAACAACAGAGATTGCCGTGGTCGCTCTCGGCGGGATTGTCACCTGGAAGTCATTGACCGTGGCTGGCGATGAAATGACGAAGAGTATCACGCAGTACGCCCGCGACGTTTTTAACTTGTTGATCGGTGAACGCGTGGCGGAAGAAGTGAAATGGAGAATTGGTACGACCATGGATTTGGGTTCACCGATGGAGATGGAAATGCGCGGCCGCTATTTAATTAACGGGCTTCCTCGGCAGGTCATGGTGACTGATGCTCAGATCCGCGAAGCGATCTACCGAAACGTTCAAATGATCGTGGAGAACATCAAGGCAACTATTGAGATTACGCCGCCGGAAATCGTTGCTGATATCTATGAACGAGGCTTGGTGCTCGCCGGGGGCGGGGCACTGTTGAAGGGGATCGATAAAACTATCGCTCGCGAAACTGATATCCCGGTGCGGATTGCTGACGATCCATTGACCTGCACGGTGCGTGGAGCTGGAGCTCTTCTGGATAGGCCAGACTTCCTAAAGGATGTGTCGCTGCCAACCGCTAATAACTAA